The Candidatus Nomurabacteria bacterium genome has a segment encoding these proteins:
- a CDS encoding glycosyltransferase family 4 protein encodes MKKKILIITQIVDKNDPILGFFHSWILEFAKNFESVIVVCLKKGEYNLPSNVEVLSLGKEEGVSRIKYLFRFYKYIFSKKNNYDSVFVHMNPIYVILGGVFWKMMGKRIALWYTHKNVDMKLRLAEKLCDSVFSASKESFRLPSKKLHIMGHGIDTSKFSVINRDRDHRKIVSIGRVSIYKNYEPLLEAISILKKEGFETKLSIVGPEDKNYKKKLLNLIDSLNIYDRVEFLGPISQDKIPTIYNDANIFVNLSKTGSLDKAILEAMSCGLNVLTSNEAMSYMPEKNKCSENPQEIAQKIKYLSDLGIDSQARDFVTKNHELVDLIKKIKDHIL; translated from the coding sequence ATGAAAAAGAAGATTCTTATAATTACACAAATTGTAGACAAAAATGATCCAATTTTGGGATTTTTTCACTCGTGGATTTTGGAATTTGCCAAAAACTTTGAGTCTGTAATTGTAGTGTGTCTCAAAAAAGGAGAATATAATCTGCCTAGCAATGTAGAAGTTCTGTCACTTGGAAAAGAGGAGGGTGTATCTAGAATAAAGTATCTTTTTCGATTCTATAAATATATTTTTTCAAAAAAGAATAATTATGACAGTGTTTTTGTTCACATGAATCCGATATATGTTATTTTGGGCGGAGTGTTCTGGAAAATGATGGGGAAGAGAATTGCTCTGTGGTATACACACAAAAACGTCGACATGAAACTTCGCCTTGCTGAGAAGCTTTGTGATAGTGTTTTTTCTGCTTCAAAAGAAAGTTTTAGATTGCCAAGTAAAAAGCTACACATTATGGGTCATGGTATAGATACCTCTAAGTTTTCTGTAATAAATAGAGACAGGGATCATAGAAAGATCGTGTCTATAGGAAGAGTATCTATTTATAAAAATTACGAACCACTATTAGAAGCTATATCTATTTTGAAAAAAGAAGGATTCGAAACAAAATTAAGTATAGTTGGACCAGAAGATAAAAATTATAAGAAAAAACTTTTAAATCTCATAGATAGTTTAAATATTTATGACAGGGTAGAGTTTTTAGGTCCTATTTCTCAAGATAAGATCCCAACTATTTATAATGATGCAAATATATTTGTTAACCTTAGTAAGACCGGAAGTCTAGACAAGGCTATCCTAGAAGCCATGTCTTGCGGATTAAATGTCCTAACTTCGAATGAAGCTATGTCATATATGCCAGAAAAAAATAAGTGTTCAGAAAATCCACAAGAAATAGCACAAAAAATAAAATATTTATCAGATCTAGGTATCGATAGTCAGGCAAGGGATTTTGTAACAAAAAATCATGAGCTTGTTGATTTAATAAAAAAAATTAAAGATCATATTTTATGA
- a CDS encoding barstar family protein → MKIQFGKLEDIENYADTYIGIIPGGINSKKDLFRSYAEALRFPGYFGFNWDALDECLSDFHWIKDKKNILIYHVDIPDIDEKEKVILLSVLINNIFENSDGSLIVMFPEKYKERIKILLDKI, encoded by the coding sequence ATGAAAATTCAATTTGGAAAACTAGAAGACATTGAAAATTACGCAGATACATATATAGGTATTATTCCTGGTGGGATAAATAGTAAAAAAGATTTATTTAGATCATATGCTGAGGCACTTAGGTTTCCAGGATATTTTGGTTTTAATTGGGATGCTTTAGATGAATGTTTGTCAGATTTTCACTGGATTAAAGATAAAAAAAATATTCTTATATATCATGTGGATATTCCCGATATTGATGAAAAAGAAAAAGTTATTTTATTGAGTGTTTTGATAAATAATATTTTTGAAAATTCAGATGGGAGTTTAATAGTGATGTTTCCAGAAAAGTATAAAGAAAGAATTAAAATCTTGTTAGATAAAATATAA
- a CDS encoding glycosyltransferase family 4 protein, with translation MNKKKILLFSLVYYPDFVGGAEVAIKEITDRLGDRFDFHMVTMRTNREKTEKIGNVTVHRVGPYLLGVPFIGKILFHLSKYMFPFASYGYAKKLHKEENYDMTWAMMANYAGFGALFFKLKFPKVKFLLTLQEGDPIPYIKRRVALVYPLFKMIFLKADKIQAISKYLEDFGKSMGFKGESFVVPNAVDTSIFSEKPDPISLERVREEVGKEPSDILLVTSSRLVKKNGVGDVISALAILPKEYKFLILGSGPLEKKLRKLALNLGVEKRVIWKGYVPHREMPGYLYISDVFIRPSLSEGLGNAFLEAMATGLPVVATPVGGIPDFLVDGETGVFCEVEKPDSIRDAVLRFRDDTLRNKIIFRARNMVEEKYTWEMVVSKMRVIFDE, from the coding sequence ATGAACAAAAAGAAAATACTCCTGTTTTCTTTGGTCTATTACCCAGATTTTGTTGGTGGAGCAGAGGTTGCGATCAAGGAAATAACAGACAGACTGGGCGACAGATTTGACTTCCACATGGTTACCATGAGGACAAATAGAGAGAAGACAGAAAAGATAGGAAATGTAACTGTGCATAGAGTCGGACCATATTTATTAGGCGTACCTTTTATCGGAAAGATACTGTTTCATTTGTCGAAATACATGTTTCCGTTTGCTTCGTACGGGTATGCCAAGAAACTCCACAAAGAAGAAAATTACGATATGACTTGGGCGATGATGGCGAACTACGCAGGGTTTGGTGCGCTATTTTTCAAGCTCAAGTTTCCAAAAGTGAAGTTTCTTCTAACACTGCAAGAAGGTGATCCGATCCCGTATATCAAGAGAAGAGTCGCTTTGGTGTATCCACTTTTCAAAATGATTTTTCTGAAAGCAGACAAAATACAAGCGATTTCAAAATATCTAGAAGACTTTGGAAAAAGTATGGGTTTCAAGGGAGAGAGTTTTGTTGTACCAAACGCTGTAGATACAAGTATATTTTCTGAGAAACCCGATCCGATAAGTTTGGAAAGAGTTAGAGAAGAAGTCGGCAAAGAACCGAGTGATATACTACTAGTTACTTCTTCTAGGCTGGTCAAGAAAAACGGGGTGGGGGATGTAATAAGCGCGCTAGCTATCTTGCCAAAAGAGTACAAATTCTTGATCCTCGGCTCTGGCCCACTAGAGAAAAAACTCCGCAAATTGGCCCTGAATTTGGGGGTAGAAAAGAGGGTGATTTGGAAGGGTTATGTGCCTCATAGAGAGATGCCGGGGTATTTGTATATAAGTGATGTATTTATTCGCCCATCGCTCTCTGAGGGCCTAGGAAACGCCTTTCTGGAGGCTATGGCGACAGGACTTCCGGTTGTGGCTACTCCGGTTGGCGGGATACCGGACTTTCTGGTAGATGGCGAAACAGGGGTGTTCTGCGAAGTAGAAAAACCAGACTCTATACGAGACGCAGTGCTTAGATTCCGAGACGACACACTCAGAAACAAGATTATCTTCCGAGCTAGAAATATGGTAGAAGAGAAGTATACTTGGGAGATGGTCGTCTCAAAGATGCGAGTTATATTTGATGAATAA
- a CDS encoding glycosyltransferase family 4 protein, with product MNNKGKKFLIVTGIYPPEIGGPATYARLLKNFLEERGEEVDVAMFRVSRKYPKGIRHIHFTFLVLRKILSSKYIFVQDTLSVGLPTMIACFVLRRKYVLRIPGDYVWEQARQRWGVSDDIEVFQTKKYGKKIELLKKLERLVAKRATRVIVPSKYFAGVISKWGIIEDKMEVVYNGVPKIDESLYDNIPKKPKTIISSGRFVPWKNFGVLIQVISKMPDWTLHLVGDGPERESLEKLAREMDVSERVVFTGTLPQTDLYRYIKESMYFVLPTKFESFSFQIVEAMMLGTPVLASRVSNLEEIIRDGQNGVFINPDDPESIKSAIFSLEENSQKREDISSSAKKDSEFFSFEKTGEKIINIFEKI from the coding sequence ATGAATAATAAAGGCAAAAAATTTCTAATAGTAACTGGTATATATCCACCCGAGATAGGTGGTCCAGCTACTTATGCAAGACTTTTGAAAAACTTCCTAGAAGAGAGGGGGGAGGAGGTAGACGTCGCAATGTTTCGTGTTTCTAGAAAATACCCAAAAGGCATAAGACATATACATTTTACTTTTCTAGTTCTTCGGAAGATTCTTTCTTCAAAATATATTTTTGTACAAGACACACTAAGTGTAGGTCTTCCGACAATGATTGCTTGTTTTGTTCTGCGTAGAAAATATGTTTTGAGAATCCCTGGAGACTATGTATGGGAGCAAGCAAGACAGAGGTGGGGAGTGTCAGACGACATAGAAGTTTTCCAAACAAAAAAATATGGCAAGAAAATAGAACTACTCAAAAAACTAGAAAGGCTTGTCGCAAAGAGGGCGACTAGAGTGATAGTTCCTAGTAAGTACTTTGCCGGTGTTATTTCCAAGTGGGGAATTATAGAAGACAAAATGGAAGTCGTGTACAATGGCGTGCCAAAGATAGATGAAAGTCTGTATGATAATATTCCCAAAAAACCAAAGACTATAATTTCTTCTGGAAGATTTGTACCATGGAAGAACTTCGGTGTTTTGATCCAAGTTATTTCCAAGATGCCAGACTGGACACTTCATCTTGTTGGTGATGGACCAGAAAGAGAGTCACTAGAAAAGCTGGCTAGAGAAATGGATGTAAGTGAAAGAGTTGTATTTACCGGCACACTACCACAAACTGATCTATATAGGTATATAAAAGAGTCTATGTACTTTGTTTTGCCAACCAAGTTCGAGAGCTTTTCTTTTCAGATTGTTGAGGCTATGATGCTCGGTACTCCTGTTTTGGCAAGCAGGGTTTCAAATCTAGAAGAGATAATCCGAGACGGACAAAACGGAGTGTTTATAAACCCAGATGACCCAGAATCTATAAAAAGCGCGATTTTTTCTCTAGAAGAAAATAGTCAGAAGAGAGAAGATATATCTTCTAGTGCCAAGAAAGATTCAGAATTTTTCTCTTTTGAAAAAACAGGTGAGAAGATAATAAATATATTTGAAAAGATATGA
- a CDS encoding glycosyltransferase, with product MRILLFGIYDKNYSRNSVIIDGLVSNGVEVYECVVDPEKNKGLKKYFSLFREYKKNKNSNFDKVFVLFPGHSVLWFARILFGKKVVLDFFVSLYNSNIEDRKKFSKTSLKAFYFWFLDWLSLVFSPVILIDTNSHKDFISKKFFVKKKKFLVVYVGANEKIVYPMVSEKSDKFIVHFHGIGTPLHGLDKIIRAAKNLSQHKDIEFHIYGSSTKEVSDNIKFFPRFEYKDISLVLSKADLVLGIFGDTKKANIVIPNKVYEGLASKKPVVTLETSATKELLHDLENVIFCSSVNDKSIEERILFAKNNPAICEKVAVSGYKTFLEKLTPKIIIKNLLEKI from the coding sequence ATGAGAATTTTATTATTTGGTATATATGATAAAAATTATTCAAGAAATTCTGTAATTATAGACGGTCTTGTTTCAAACGGGGTAGAGGTGTACGAGTGTGTTGTTGACCCGGAAAAAAATAAAGGTCTAAAAAAATATTTTTCATTATTTCGCGAGTATAAAAAAAATAAAAACTCTAATTTCGACAAGGTTTTCGTTCTTTTTCCCGGACACAGTGTTTTGTGGTTTGCCAGAATCCTTTTTGGTAAAAAGGTAGTTTTAGATTTTTTTGTATCACTTTATAATTCTAATATTGAGGACAGAAAAAAGTTTTCTAAAACTTCTTTAAAAGCGTTTTATTTTTGGTTTCTTGACTGGTTATCTCTTGTTTTTTCACCGGTTATACTTATAGATACAAATTCTCACAAAGATTTCATCTCTAAAAAGTTTTTTGTAAAAAAGAAAAAATTTTTGGTTGTTTATGTTGGCGCAAATGAAAAAATAGTTTACCCTATGGTCTCGGAAAAAAGTGATAAGTTTATAGTTCATTTTCACGGTATAGGAACACCGCTTCACGGTTTAGATAAAATAATACGTGCAGCTAAAAATTTATCGCAGCATAAAGATATAGAGTTCCATATATACGGAAGCAGCACCAAAGAAGTTTCTGATAATATAAAATTTTTTCCAAGGTTTGAATATAAAGATATTTCTCTGGTTTTGTCAAAAGCTGACTTGGTGCTCGGTATTTTTGGCGATACAAAAAAAGCAAATATTGTAATTCCAAACAAGGTATATGAAGGACTTGCTTCTAAAAAGCCGGTTGTTACACTTGAAACAAGTGCAACAAAAGAGCTTTTACATGATCTTGAAAATGTGATATTCTGCTCTAGTGTAAATGATAAAAGTATAGAGGAGAGGATTCTTTTTGCAAAAAATAATCCTGCTATTTGTGAAAAAGTAGCTGTTTCAGGCTATAAAACTTTTTTAGAAAAACTAACTCCAAAAATTATTATAAAAAATCTTTTGGAAAAAATATGA
- a CDS encoding barstar family protein gives MIIQVNFENSKTKEDVFSILQEAFDFRYTPGSEVTVMPNLDAFDDWMWGLWDDSFIVKNQNIKKIKLIINGEQKLRQIFGSHFDFFEDILKRTSQGEVNNSKDFVFEYEFKK, from the coding sequence ATGATAATACAAGTTAATTTTGAAAACTCAAAAACTAAAGAAGATGTCTTTTCCATCCTTCAGGAGGCCTTTGATTTTCGCTATACTCCAGGGTCAGAAGTAACAGTAATGCCAAATCTAGACGCTTTTGATGATTGGATGTGGGGTTTATGGGATGATTCTTTTATTGTCAAAAATCAAAATATAAAAAAAATAAAACTTATAATAAATGGTGAACAAAAGTTAAGACAAATATTTGGTTCACATTTTGATTTTTTTGAAGATATTTTAAAAAGAACAAGTCAAGGGGAGGTTAATAATTCTAAAGATTTTGTCTTTGAGTATGAATTTAAAAAATAA
- a CDS encoding glycosyltransferase family 4 protein, with amino-acid sequence MKVLYLITKSELGGAQSVVFELLSAHKEKGDNVLLVSGQDGWLCDRAREFGFEVEILGGIRRTFNPIVILSVMRSLRKVAKKFSPEIVSCHSSFAGIIGRFSLGLKYSTVFTAHGIAFTGGAPLWRKPIAFIMEWKASFFCKKIIAVSRNDQKLLQKLPLINPGKVELIYNGVEVPSFVEKTQNEIPKLTFVGRLALPKTPEKVIEAVRILEKKYERRVEVEIIGDGPDMEDIKDLVEGMSLSDRVFLLGALDRRSVLQKLTQSSVFVLPTLWEGFPMTILEAMASGTPVIASDVGGIKEAVSSEVGILIPRNADADVWAEAINEILDKDLREMGNKAREVVNSKFSKEIMINKVFEVYSGVL; translated from the coding sequence ATGAAGGTTCTATACCTTATAACAAAATCAGAACTTGGAGGGGCACAGAGTGTCGTGTTCGAGCTACTTTCGGCGCACAAGGAGAAGGGTGACAACGTGCTTCTCGTTTCGGGACAAGACGGATGGCTTTGTGACAGAGCGAGAGAGTTCGGTTTCGAGGTAGAGATACTTGGCGGCATAAGAAGAACATTTAACCCAATTGTCATACTTTCTGTGATGAGAAGTTTGAGAAAAGTCGCAAAGAAATTTTCTCCAGAAATAGTTTCTTGCCATAGTTCGTTTGCAGGGATAATCGGTAGATTTTCTCTGGGATTAAAATATTCTACTGTTTTTACCGCACATGGAATCGCATTTACTGGCGGGGCACCACTTTGGAGAAAGCCGATAGCGTTCATAATGGAATGGAAAGCATCGTTTTTCTGCAAAAAAATAATAGCCGTCTCTAGAAACGACCAAAAACTACTTCAGAAACTTCCGCTCATAAATCCTGGCAAGGTAGAGCTAATCTACAACGGGGTAGAGGTCCCAAGTTTTGTAGAAAAAACACAAAATGAAATCCCAAAACTTACGTTTGTGGGAAGACTCGCTCTACCAAAAACTCCAGAAAAGGTGATAGAAGCAGTAAGAATACTAGAGAAGAAGTATGAAAGGAGAGTAGAAGTAGAAATAATAGGCGATGGTCCTGACATGGAAGATATCAAAGATCTAGTAGAAGGTATGTCACTTTCTGATCGTGTTTTTCTACTCGGTGCTTTAGATAGAAGATCAGTATTGCAGAAACTCACACAATCGAGCGTTTTTGTTTTGCCGACACTATGGGAAGGATTTCCTATGACTATTCTCGAGGCGATGGCTTCCGGAACTCCAGTCATTGCAAGTGATGTCGGCGGTATAAAAGAAGCCGTTTCTAGTGAAGTCGGCATACTTATACCTAGAAATGCTGACGCTGATGTGTGGGCAGAAGCTATAAATGAGATATTGGATAAGGATTTGAGAGAGATGGGTAACAAGGCAAGAGAGGTTGTAAATAGTAAGTTCTCAAAAGAAATCATGATAAACAAGGTTTTTGAGGTGTACTCGGGAGTGCTATAA
- a CDS encoding O-antigen ligase family protein has protein sequence MNLFKNTTVYGKIFSIFTLIFPFFITTKIAYGSVNAKYFALLLLTSIALLFFAFREDKQIRIPKISKYLSISIVLFISSLFVSAILGVDFSRSFWSDIQRETGLLTVLVLLILSFVNSQILTKNDWFSFLKSLIVSSSIFSFLYIFGQNGLWIINKRVGFLNFATDGMTFGNSTFAGAYLALTFFITIAFFLNSKIKKEKLIYGSLLFIQAISPIFINYNTLLGKNEFTGISSIVGSAQASAVVAYAGLVYLFIREVIKRFVKKDNIKSITLKSFSTVSLLSVCILLSLLFTSNSFVQKKYIEISTAARIIIWDFSFDAVLEKPVLGWGGDNFEVPFTKYFDNRLYYKENIGEVWFDRAHNIIVDTLVANGFLGLLLYLSVIFFAIYTLNKNKKEGNIDDRLAHVLGLVFVGHIIQLQTSFDMVSSLFLWWSLLAFIFSVGSFTEEDNKEYVLKDNKNYHKIIAIPLFVSILVLFFTDMSWQRSLVKVFNSKNYEERSINIENAFKRPGSFEIRRFLYAGFVSGIHNIMYKTGLSEDQQVIAKKELNLYIEEYEKHVEERPDDYRGRVALAYLYQFSTILGEDRLEDSENILLNGTFELSPNNPLAYSVLALTKLYGGDIPSAKEYSTMALELNPNIEVSQRIYSHILKQEETFPEVSFLKLENI, from the coding sequence ATGAATTTGTTCAAAAATACGACTGTATATGGGAAGATTTTTTCTATTTTTACTCTGATTTTTCCATTTTTTATAACAACCAAAATAGCCTACGGTTCCGTAAATGCAAAATATTTTGCATTACTTCTACTTACTTCAATCGCATTACTTTTTTTTGCATTTAGAGAGGATAAACAAATAAGAATCCCCAAGATTTCAAAGTACCTTTCTATTTCGATAGTACTTTTTATTTCATCTTTATTTGTTTCAGCAATTTTAGGAGTAGATTTTTCTAGATCTTTTTGGTCTGACATACAAAGAGAAACCGGACTTTTGACAGTTTTAGTTTTGCTTATTCTTTCGTTTGTAAACTCACAAATTTTGACAAAAAATGATTGGTTTAGTTTTTTGAAGTCACTTATAGTTTCTTCTTCTATTTTTTCTTTCTTATATATATTTGGTCAAAATGGATTGTGGATTATAAACAAGAGAGTCGGTTTTCTTAATTTTGCCACAGATGGTATGACTTTTGGTAACTCTACTTTTGCTGGAGCATACCTTGCTTTGACATTTTTTATAACCATAGCGTTTTTTCTAAACAGTAAAATTAAAAAAGAAAAACTGATTTATGGATCTTTGCTTTTTATTCAAGCAATAAGTCCTATTTTTATAAACTACAACACTCTACTTGGTAAAAACGAGTTTACTGGAATATCTTCTATAGTTGGTTCTGCACAAGCATCGGCTGTAGTTGCATATGCTGGACTCGTTTATTTATTTATAAGAGAAGTTATAAAAAGATTTGTTAAAAAAGATAATATAAAGTCTATAACTTTGAAGTCTTTTAGTACGGTTTCTTTGTTGTCTGTATGTATTCTTCTTTCTCTTTTGTTTACTTCAAACTCTTTTGTTCAGAAAAAGTATATAGAGATTTCTACCGCAGCCAGAATTATAATATGGGACTTTTCTTTTGATGCTGTTTTAGAAAAGCCAGTTTTGGGGTGGGGCGGAGACAATTTCGAGGTTCCCTTTACAAAGTATTTTGACAACAGACTTTACTATAAAGAAAACATAGGTGAAGTTTGGTTTGACAGGGCTCACAATATAATCGTCGATACTTTGGTGGCAAACGGATTTTTAGGACTTCTTTTGTATCTTTCTGTTATATTTTTTGCAATATACACACTTAACAAAAACAAAAAAGAAGGAAACATAGATGACAGACTTGCTCATGTTTTGGGACTCGTTTTTGTTGGACATATAATACAACTACAAACATCTTTTGATATGGTTAGTAGCTTGTTCTTGTGGTGGTCTCTTCTAGCCTTTATCTTTTCTGTTGGATCTTTTACAGAAGAGGATAACAAAGAATATGTATTAAAAGACAACAAAAACTATCACAAAATAATAGCTATACCACTTTTTGTTTCTATTTTGGTACTTTTCTTTACAGATATGAGCTGGCAAAGAAGTTTGGTAAAGGTTTTCAATAGTAAAAATTACGAAGAAAGATCAATAAATATAGAAAATGCATTCAAGAGACCTGGTAGTTTCGAGATAAGAAGATTCTTGTACGCAGGATTTGTTAGTGGCATACACAATATTATGTACAAAACTGGTTTGTCTGAAGATCAGCAGGTTATAGCAAAGAAAGAATTAAACCTATATATAGAAGAATATGAAAAACATGTAGAAGAAAGACCAGATGATTATAGAGGAAGAGTAGCGCTTGCTTACTTGTATCAATTCTCAACAATATTGGGAGAAGATAGGTTGGAAGATTCAGAGAATATTTTATTGAACGGTACATTTGAACTCTCTCCTAATAATCCGCTAGCTTACTCTGTCTTGGCTCTTACAAAGCTATATGGTGGAGATATTCCTTCTGCAAAAGAATATTCTACAATGGCACTCGAACTCAACCCAAACATAGAAGTATCACAAAGAATTTACAGTCACATATTGAAGCAAGAGGAAACATTCCCTGAGGTCTCATTCTTGAAACTAGAAAACATATAA
- a CDS encoding glycosyltransferase — MKVLMISGDSKVFREDSSTFLRVKEYAKRVDYLEVVCLCSEKKIIEGDGFRITPVSKNLFSPFKIKSLVSSKIDLVTSQDPFFIGVVSLIVSRFLGAKLHTQVHTDVASPFFRKSFFGKIRFFLARKVLEKSNVIRYVSEKTKENIEKVFDVKSIPSDIIPIITENPGLVSQFKDEEFLEFTKKFQKTILLSGRFEKEKGIYEGVKIFVKDNLENSGLVVVGDGSMKGAILNIIKSDSKNRVLVRPWAFDLGFYMRNVDVFWNNSFFEGFGMAIVESLQNGTPVITSRVGIADKVIDDRVNGLLYDAGDHAAIRNILKEIDKSDILHTLKVGVKNRSYNFYENQGEYYDRIVSNWKKAI, encoded by the coding sequence ATGAAAGTTTTGATGATAAGTGGAGATAGTAAAGTTTTTCGAGAAGATAGCTCGACTTTTTTGCGTGTAAAAGAATACGCGAAGAGGGTGGACTACCTAGAAGTTGTTTGCCTCTGTAGTGAAAAAAAGATCATAGAAGGTGACGGATTCAGAATAACCCCCGTTTCCAAGAATCTTTTTTCTCCATTTAAGATAAAGAGTCTGGTTTCTTCCAAGATTGATCTGGTTACAAGCCAAGACCCGTTTTTTATAGGAGTAGTTTCGCTTATTGTCTCTAGGTTTCTCGGTGCAAAACTTCATACACAAGTCCACACAGATGTTGCAAGTCCATTCTTTAGAAAAAGTTTTTTCGGAAAAATTCGTTTTTTCTTGGCTAGAAAAGTCTTGGAAAAATCAAATGTCATAAGATACGTTTCAGAAAAAACAAAAGAAAACATAGAAAAAGTTTTTGATGTAAAAAGTATTCCATCAGATATAATTCCGATAATAACCGAAAACCCCGGCCTCGTGTCTCAATTCAAAGATGAGGAATTTTTAGAATTTACAAAAAAGTTCCAAAAAACCATACTTCTTTCTGGAAGATTTGAGAAAGAGAAGGGGATATACGAAGGTGTTAAAATTTTTGTAAAAGATAATTTGGAAAACTCTGGACTTGTTGTTGTCGGAGATGGTTCCATGAAAGGTGCAATTTTGAACATAATAAAAAGTGATTCAAAAAACAGGGTTTTAGTTAGGCCGTGGGCTTTTGATCTGGGGTTTTATATGAGAAATGTAGATGTATTTTGGAATAATTCTTTTTTTGAAGGTTTTGGTATGGCGATAGTAGAGTCTCTTCAGAATGGAACTCCTGTTATAACAAGCAGGGTGGGGATAGCAGACAAGGTTATAGACGACAGGGTAAACGGACTTCTTTATGATGCGGGAGATCATGCTGCTATAAGAAATATCTTGAAAGAAATAGACAAGAGCGACATACTTCACACATTAAAAGTTGGTGTGAAAAACAGAAGTTATAATTTTTATGAAAACCAAGGAGAGTATTACGACAGAATAGTTTCAAATTGGAAAAAGGCGATCTAA